From a region of the Sulfuriferula plumbiphila genome:
- a CDS encoding response regulator translates to MSVRDIRSAPTYRQTVLIIDDQPMVLAIHTAVLKSLSMDLRIVSMTDPKAALEWLRQKPADLIVTDYRMHQMDGIHFVNAVRDSSIEPMRPIIVVTALKDEKIHQQLLAAGVSACLIKPARAAQLSKIARTLLEQSRRQYTTQ, encoded by the coding sequence ATGTCCGTCCGCGATATACGCAGTGCCCCCACCTATCGCCAGACCGTTCTCATCATAGATGATCAGCCCATGGTGCTGGCGATCCACACTGCAGTGCTGAAATCCCTCTCCATGGATTTGCGCATCGTATCCATGACGGATCCCAAAGCCGCACTCGAGTGGCTGCGTCAAAAACCGGCAGACCTGATTGTCACCGATTACCGGATGCACCAGATGGACGGCATCCATTTCGTCAATGCTGTACGTGACTCAAGCATTGAGCCGATGCGGCCGATAATCGTGGTGACCGCGCTAAAAGACGAAAAAATTCATCAACAATTGCTCGCAGCGGGCGTTTCGGCCTGCCTGATCAAACCCGCGCGGGCAGCGCAGTTGTCAAAAATAGCCCGGACCCTGCTCGAACAAAGCAGACGGCAATACACAACACAGTAA
- a CDS encoding type II toxin-antitoxin system RelE/ParE family toxin, producing MRYQVRFASAAADDLQRLFDFLAEQDLAAAERARAVISQAIEVLQIFPFSCRKASPENPFLRELVISFGSYGYVALFEVEDAESVTVLAVRHQREDDYH from the coding sequence GTGAGGTATCAAGTCCGCTTTGCGTCTGCTGCAGCGGATGATTTGCAGCGGCTGTTTGATTTTCTGGCTGAGCAGGATCTGGCCGCAGCCGAGCGGGCGCGGGCGGTAATCAGTCAGGCCATTGAGGTTTTGCAAATCTTCCCGTTCAGTTGCCGCAAGGCCTCTCCCGAAAACCCGTTCTTGCGGGAACTGGTGATCAGCTTTGGCAGCTATGGTTATGTCGCGCTGTTTGAAGTGGAAGATGCCGAAAGCGTGACTGTGCTGGCGGTGCGCCACCAGCGCGAAGACGATTACCACTAA
- the cas2e gene encoding type I-E CRISPR-associated endoribonuclease Cas2e: MLVIVLENVPPRLRGRLAIWLLEIRAGVYVGNYSDKVRDHIWHQVEVGIGEGNAVMAWRTSSEAGFDFVTLGKNRRIPVELDGAKLVSFLPQTDTDAL; the protein is encoded by the coding sequence ATGCTGGTCATCGTGCTTGAAAACGTTCCACCCCGATTGCGCGGACGGCTCGCCATCTGGCTGCTGGAAATCCGCGCCGGGGTGTACGTGGGGAATTATTCAGACAAAGTGCGGGATCACATCTGGCATCAGGTTGAAGTCGGCATTGGCGAAGGCAACGCCGTCATGGCATGGCGTACCAGTAGTGAAGCCGGTTTTGATTTTGTTACCTTGGGTAAAAACCGCCGCATCCCCGTAGAGCTGGATGGCGCAAAACTCGTCAGCTTCCTCCCACAAACCGATACGGACGCTCTTTAA
- a CDS encoding succinate dehydrogenase iron-sulfur subunit yields the protein MRFSIYRYDPEHDTKPHMQAYDVDIEPAGNMLLDALLRIKDTLDSTLTLRRSCREGVCGSDGMNINGSNGLACITPLADLRQPVEVRPLPGLPVIRDLVVDMTPFNQQYRSVEPWLNNADPAPEIERLQSPEQRAQLDGLVECIQCGCCSSACPSFWWNPDKFVGPAGLLAAYRFIADSRDQGANQRLDNLQDPYRLFRCHGIMNCVSVCPKGLNPTAAIGKIKTLLVKRGA from the coding sequence ATGCGTTTCTCCATTTACCGCTACGACCCGGAGCACGACACCAAGCCGCACATGCAGGCCTACGATGTGGACATCGAACCGGCCGGCAACATGCTGCTGGATGCGCTGCTGCGTATCAAGGACACACTGGACAGCACGCTCACCCTGCGCCGCTCCTGCCGTGAAGGGGTGTGCGGATCGGATGGCATGAACATTAACGGCAGCAACGGGCTCGCCTGCATCACCCCGCTGGCCGATTTGCGCCAGCCGGTGGAAGTGCGTCCGTTACCCGGCTTGCCAGTGATTCGTGATCTGGTAGTGGACATGACGCCGTTCAACCAGCAATATCGTTCGGTCGAGCCGTGGCTGAATAACGCCGACCCCGCACCCGAGATTGAGCGCTTGCAAAGCCCGGAGCAGCGGGCGCAACTGGACGGGCTGGTGGAGTGCATCCAGTGCGGCTGCTGTTCTTCCGCCTGTCCGTCGTTCTGGTGGAATCCGGACAAGTTCGTCGGCCCCGCCGGATTGCTTGCGGCATATCGCTTCATTGCCGACAGCCGCGACCAGGGCGCCAATCAGCGCCTGGATAATCTGCAAGACCCATATCGCCTGTTTCGCTGCCACGGCATCATGAATTGTGTGTCGGTCTGCCCAAAAGGGCTGAATCCCACGGCCGCAATTGGTAAAATAAAGACGCTGCTGGTAAAGCGCGGCGCATGA
- a CDS encoding crotonase/enoyl-CoA hydratase family protein: MNAVVEFQQFSNASLEQVRIRFDEEYGVMWSFMRPEPRPCFTRTTLQDLLQHHTYLESMKGRVVSNGNFQQTNYLILASDLQGVFNLGGDLAAFGEAIRAQTRKELLSYAKLCIDNVWTFYNLQAPITTISMVQGQAMGGGFEAALSAHVMIAEKSALMGLPEVLFNLFPGMGALSFLSRKIGMRAAEAMVRSGRVYTATELHEMGVVDVLAEDGQGEKTLYDWIRKNHRSLNSFQAIQRARQRVNPLTVEELYEITEIWVDAALRLSERDLRIMERLVRAQNRKVTEPEPVVAEQASA, encoded by the coding sequence ATGAACGCAGTTGTGGAATTTCAGCAGTTCAGCAACGCCAGCTTGGAACAGGTCCGCATCCGTTTCGATGAAGAATACGGTGTCATGTGGTCGTTCATGCGGCCTGAACCGAGACCGTGCTTTACCAGGACGACATTGCAGGACTTGTTGCAGCACCATACGTATCTGGAAAGCATGAAAGGACGTGTTGTTTCAAATGGCAATTTTCAGCAGACAAACTATTTGATTTTGGCCTCGGACCTACAGGGGGTGTTTAATCTTGGCGGCGATCTAGCCGCGTTTGGCGAAGCAATCAGGGCTCAAACGCGAAAGGAGTTATTGTCCTATGCCAAGCTATGCATTGATAACGTATGGACTTTCTATAATCTGCAGGCGCCCATCACGACCATTTCCATGGTTCAGGGCCAGGCGATGGGGGGAGGATTTGAGGCAGCGCTATCCGCCCATGTGATGATTGCGGAGAAAAGTGCGCTGATGGGCTTGCCGGAAGTGCTGTTCAACCTCTTTCCGGGCATGGGCGCGTTGAGTTTCCTGTCGCGCAAGATCGGCATGCGGGCGGCTGAAGCCATGGTGCGCTCGGGCAGGGTATACACGGCGACGGAGCTGCACGAGATGGGCGTGGTGGATGTGCTGGCCGAGGATGGCCAGGGCGAAAAGACGCTGTATGACTGGATACGCAAGAATCACCGCTCGCTCAATTCGTTCCAGGCCATCCAGCGCGCCAGGCAGCGCGTGAACCCGCTCACCGTAGAAGAGCTGTACGAGATCACCGAGATTTGGGTGGATGCGGCGCTGCGCCTGAGCGAGCGCGACCTCAGGATCATGGAGCGCCTGGTGCGGGCGCAGAACCGCAAGGTGACCGAGCCGGAGCCGGTCGTGGCGGAGCAGGCAAGCGCCTGA
- a CDS encoding YlcI/YnfO family protein has translation MKNATLPPLRVESELRAAAESVLQEGETLSGFVLEAVRLNIARREAQREFITRGLVAREEAKLSGHYVSSDEMLKRLDASLAKARAKQAVGNR, from the coding sequence ATGAAAAACGCCACTTTGCCCCCTTTGCGTGTGGAAAGTGAACTACGCGCGGCGGCTGAATCAGTTTTACAGGAAGGTGAGACCTTGTCGGGCTTTGTGCTGGAGGCGGTGCGTTTAAATATCGCGCGCCGTGAAGCACAACGCGAATTCATAACGCGCGGCCTGGTTGCGCGTGAAGAGGCCAAACTGTCCGGTCATTACGTTTCGTCTGACGAAATGCTCAAGCGCCTGGATGCGTCGCTTGCCAAGGCGCGTGCCAAACAGGCGGTCGGTAACAGGTGA
- the sdhC gene encoding succinate dehydrogenase, cytochrome b556 subunit, translating to MRHPSRPVYLNIFKIHLPLPGWMSILQRMSGAVLFLVTPLLLYLLQTSFDADGYARLREWLHIPVVKALSTLLLWGYLLHLLGGLRFLLLDIHVGTALATARKLSAATLLASALLTLVIAGIGLW from the coding sequence GTGCGGCATCCGTCTCGTCCCGTTTACCTCAACATCTTCAAAATCCACCTGCCCTTGCCGGGCTGGATGTCGATCCTGCAGCGCATGAGCGGTGCAGTTCTTTTTCTCGTCACGCCGCTGCTGTTATATCTGCTGCAAACCTCATTTGACGCCGACGGCTACGCACGGCTGCGCGAGTGGCTGCACATACCGGTGGTCAAAGCGCTGTCGACGCTATTGCTGTGGGGCTATTTGCTGCATCTGCTGGGCGGATTGCGCTTTTTGCTGCTGGATATCCATGTCGGCACGGCGTTGGCGACGGCGCGCAAGCTGTCTGCCGCTACGCTACTGGCAAGTGCCTTGCTGACCCTGGTCATCGCGGGGATAGGGCTGTGGTAG
- a CDS encoding CRISPR-associated endonuclease Cas1 → MADLLPPLKPIPIKERLSILYIEHGHLDVLDGAFAVVDKNGVRTHIPVGGVACLILEPGTRVSHAACALAARVGTLLVWIGEAGVRLYSAG, encoded by the coding sequence ATGGCTGACTTGCTCCCCCCGCTCAAACCCATTCCCATCAAAGAACGGCTGTCCATTCTCTACATTGAGCACGGTCACCTCGATGTGCTGGACGGTGCGTTTGCCGTGGTCGATAAAAATGGCGTGCGCACCCACATTCCAGTCGGCGGCGTGGCCTGCCTGATACTGGAGCCGGGCACGCGCGTGTCGCACGCGGCCTGCGCTCTGGCGGCGCGTGTCGGCACGTTGCTGGTGTGGATCGGCGAAGCGGGCGTGCGCCTGTATTCTGCCGGCTAA
- a CDS encoding ATP-binding protein: MLDKMKIWFTDRVAKCDRVELEQSLIRLGIGLAILVYLLYRYLTHTTLSHNDIVAFSILSVFLFLTLVLIGSILYSSKPSVVRRLAGAWVDQGGTTLFMAFTGEVGVMVVGVYLWVIFGNGFRFGRKYLIHAQVLSIVGFAITTQVNPYWDEHEAISYSVMLMLLALPIYVSALIRRMNEARQKAEEANAAKTRFVANMSHEIRTPLSGIIGISTLLKATPLNSEQQDLLGTLNSSSRLLVSLLNNVLDFAKIEDGKLAIEHTDFSVNSLLEETVKIFRSQAEAKSIRLDTHIAAAAGTLRGDPHRLQQVLANLVGNAVKFTERGSVTLSLSILGENEHHRNMRFEVADTGVGIPTSAQGKIFESFTQADISTTRRFGGSGLGLTITRHLVEAMGGRLSFESAEGLGSRFWFDLPLEKAVQAQPGSAEIVPLPATRDAGLENTLRILVCEDDATNQKILLRLLELAGHHVSLSANGEELLDQLEQSSFDLVIADLNMAGLSGTDALKLYRFTRADDTRTRFILFTADATLSARQAAKEAGFDAFLSKPVDASTLFGTIANLLGMPSASAEHWLNTVMGGSRSSPPASAETRAVLDAATLRELEILGAGDALFVQRLLRNYLRDSGELLDRIEHAVQQKQYGALRDHCHALKGNSLSIGARGVFGRAETIDRAGPGELRFRGSAMVGLLRTDYAAARAAIEDYLSRRQTAAR; this comes from the coding sequence ATGCTGGATAAAATGAAGATTTGGTTCACTGATCGTGTTGCGAAATGCGACAGGGTCGAACTTGAGCAGTCATTGATTCGGCTGGGTATTGGGTTGGCTATCCTAGTGTATCTGCTATACCGTTACCTCACCCATACCACGCTGAGCCACAATGACATTGTCGCTTTCAGCATTCTCAGTGTGTTTCTTTTCCTTACCCTGGTACTAATAGGCTCCATTCTGTATAGCAGCAAACCGTCTGTTGTCCGTCGTTTGGCAGGAGCATGGGTGGATCAGGGAGGGACAACATTATTTATGGCGTTTACTGGCGAAGTAGGTGTCATGGTAGTAGGCGTTTATTTGTGGGTCATTTTCGGCAATGGATTCCGCTTCGGCAGAAAATACCTCATTCATGCTCAGGTACTAAGCATAGTGGGGTTTGCCATCACGACTCAGGTTAATCCTTACTGGGATGAGCACGAGGCTATCAGCTATAGCGTAATGTTAATGTTGCTTGCCTTGCCGATTTATGTTTCCGCACTGATCAGAAGGATGAACGAGGCCAGGCAAAAAGCGGAAGAAGCCAACGCCGCGAAAACCCGCTTTGTGGCCAACATGAGCCACGAGATTCGCACACCTTTAAGCGGCATTATCGGTATCAGTACCCTGCTCAAGGCGACCCCGCTCAACAGCGAGCAACAGGACCTGCTCGGCACATTGAACAGCTCTTCCAGATTGCTGGTATCCCTGCTCAATAACGTACTGGATTTCGCCAAAATCGAAGATGGCAAGCTGGCTATCGAGCACACGGATTTTTCCGTGAATAGCCTGCTGGAAGAGACGGTCAAAATCTTCCGCTCCCAGGCGGAAGCCAAAAGCATCCGTCTGGATACCCACATCGCGGCCGCGGCGGGCACACTGCGCGGCGACCCTCATCGGCTGCAACAAGTGCTCGCCAATCTGGTGGGCAACGCGGTCAAGTTCACAGAGCGCGGCAGCGTTACCCTCTCCCTTTCAATACTTGGGGAAAATGAACATCACCGCAATATGCGCTTCGAAGTGGCGGACACCGGTGTGGGCATTCCCACCAGCGCACAAGGCAAAATATTCGAGAGTTTCACCCAGGCGGATATCTCCACCACGCGTCGCTTCGGCGGCAGCGGGCTGGGGCTGACCATCACCAGGCATCTGGTGGAAGCCATGGGTGGACGCCTCTCGTTCGAAAGCGCAGAGGGTCTGGGTAGCCGCTTCTGGTTCGACTTGCCACTGGAAAAAGCGGTCCAGGCTCAGCCAGGCAGCGCCGAAATCGTGCCATTGCCCGCCACCCGGGATGCGGGCCTCGAGAACACGCTGCGCATCCTGGTGTGCGAGGACGACGCCACCAACCAGAAAATATTGCTGCGGCTACTGGAGCTGGCCGGCCACCACGTCTCCCTGTCTGCCAATGGCGAAGAATTGCTGGATCAACTGGAACAGTCCAGCTTCGACCTGGTCATCGCCGATCTCAACATGGCCGGCCTGAGCGGGACAGACGCCCTGAAGCTGTATCGCTTCACCCGCGCTGACGACACCCGCACCCGTTTCATCCTGTTCACCGCCGATGCCACGCTGAGCGCACGCCAGGCCGCCAAGGAAGCCGGATTCGATGCTTTCCTGAGCAAGCCTGTGGATGCGTCCACCCTGTTTGGCACCATTGCAAATCTGCTGGGCATGCCTTCCGCCAGCGCCGAACACTGGCTGAATACGGTCATGGGCGGTTCCCGCTCCAGCCCTCCAGCCAGCGCGGAAACGCGTGCCGTGCTGGATGCCGCAACGCTCAGGGAACTGGAAATCCTGGGCGCCGGCGATGCCCTGTTTGTGCAGCGTCTGCTACGCAATTACCTGCGTGACTCGGGCGAATTGCTGGACAGGATCGAACACGCGGTGCAGCAAAAACAATACGGCGCCCTGCGCGACCATTGCCACGCCCTCAAGGGCAATAGCCTGAGCATCGGCGCCCGTGGCGTATTCGGCCGCGCCGAAACCATAGACCGCGCCGGTCCGGGCGAACTGCGCTTTCGCGGTAGCGCCATGGTCGGGCTATTGCGCACGGACTACGCAGCCGCGCGCGCCGCCATCGAGGATTACCTCAGTCGCCGCCAGACCGCCGCACGCTGA
- a CDS encoding FAD assembly factor SdhE, whose translation MTELNRLRWRARRGMLELDILLLDFLEQQYPVLPSSQQIAFGALLELGDSELWDMIQTGQSAAQPEQAKIIEWLRTGKQKNESTD comes from the coding sequence ATGACTGAGTTGAATCGTCTGCGCTGGCGCGCCCGACGCGGGATGCTCGAACTGGACATTCTGTTACTGGATTTTCTGGAGCAGCAATACCCCGTTCTCCCATCGAGCCAGCAAATTGCATTTGGCGCATTGCTGGAACTGGGCGATAGCGAGTTGTGGGATATGATCCAGACAGGCCAGTCTGCGGCCCAGCCCGAACAGGCGAAAATTATTGAATGGCTGCGTACAGGAAAGCAAAAAAATGAAAGCACCGACTAA
- the sdhD gene encoding succinate dehydrogenase, hydrophobic membrane anchor protein produces the protein MVGGALSAWLVQRVSALLLAAYALFFPVWVALHWPLDFAVWRGLFAPLPMRIVTLLFVVALALHAWVGMRDIFMDYVQPLGLRLALHVGALLWLATCVVWAGAVLWSLP, from the coding sequence GTGGTAGGCGGTGCGCTGTCTGCGTGGCTGGTGCAGCGCGTGAGTGCGCTGCTGCTGGCGGCATACGCGCTGTTTTTCCCGGTGTGGGTCGCGCTGCACTGGCCGCTCGATTTTGCCGTCTGGCGCGGGTTGTTCGCGCCCTTGCCGATGCGGATTGTGACGCTGCTGTTCGTGGTGGCGCTGGCGCTGCATGCCTGGGTGGGGATGCGCGATATTTTCATGGATTATGTGCAGCCGCTCGGGCTGCGTCTGGCGCTGCATGTGGGGGCGCTGCTCTGGCTGGCGACCTGCGTGGTGTGGGCAGGCGCGGTTTTATGGAGCTTGCCATGA
- the sdhA gene encoding succinate dehydrogenase flavoprotein subunit, translating to MMPVKRKFDAVIVGGGGAGLRAALQLSGSGLQVAVVSKVFPTRSHTVSAQGGITAALGNVTPDNWHWHMYDTVKGSDYLGDQDAIEFMCRHAAEAVIELEHMGLPFSRLDNGRIYQRAFGGQSMNYGGEQATRTCAAADRTGHALLHTLHQQNLKAHTHFFDEYFALDLLRDADGYVLGVTALCIETGAPLVIEARATLLATGGAGRIFRYSTNAHINTGDGLGMVLRAGLALQDMEFWQFHPTGLPGSGSLITEGVRGEGGYLVNNQGERFMERYAPHAKDLAGRDVVARALALEIHAGRGCGPHGDTIHLKLDHLGAALIKDKLPGIRELALRFAGVDPIDAPIPVVPTAHYMMGGIPTDLHGQVVMPARFGPEEPVPGLYAVGECACVSVHGANRLGGNSLLDLVVFGRAAGNHIIETLRDNPFPRLLPESAAEAALARLARWNKTGAGESVAELRLALQTLMQKHCGVFRTETLMGEGIAALDILQARLDNARLADHSQVFNTARIEALELENLFAVARATLVSAHARTESRGAHAREDYPERDDGHWLKHTLYTRENDQIDTKPVRLKPLTVEPFLPKERIY from the coding sequence ATGATGCCGGTCAAGCGCAAATTCGACGCAGTCATCGTCGGCGGCGGCGGGGCAGGGCTGCGCGCCGCGTTGCAGCTGTCCGGTTCCGGCCTGCAGGTGGCGGTGGTGTCGAAGGTATTCCCGACGCGCTCGCACACGGTGTCGGCCCAGGGCGGCATTACCGCCGCGCTGGGCAATGTCACGCCGGACAACTGGCACTGGCACATGTATGACACGGTGAAAGGCTCGGATTATCTGGGCGACCAGGATGCCATCGAATTCATGTGCCGCCATGCCGCGGAAGCGGTGATCGAACTGGAGCACATGGGGCTGCCGTTCTCGCGTCTGGACAATGGCCGCATCTACCAGCGCGCGTTCGGCGGCCAATCCATGAATTATGGCGGTGAGCAGGCCACGCGCACCTGCGCTGCCGCCGACCGCACCGGTCATGCGCTGCTGCATACCTTGCACCAGCAGAATCTCAAGGCCCACACCCATTTTTTCGACGAGTACTTCGCGCTTGATCTGCTGCGCGACGCCGACGGCTATGTGCTGGGCGTGACCGCGCTGTGCATCGAAACCGGCGCGCCGCTGGTGATTGAGGCGCGCGCCACGCTGCTTGCAACCGGCGGGGCGGGACGCATTTTTCGCTACTCCACCAACGCCCACATCAATACCGGCGATGGTCTGGGTATGGTGTTGCGGGCAGGTCTGGCGTTGCAGGACATGGAGTTCTGGCAGTTTCACCCCACCGGGCTGCCCGGCTCGGGCAGCCTGATTACCGAAGGTGTGCGCGGCGAGGGCGGTTATCTGGTCAACAACCAGGGCGAGCGTTTCATGGAACGCTACGCGCCGCACGCCAAAGACCTCGCCGGGCGCGATGTGGTGGCGCGCGCGTTGGCGCTGGAAATTCATGCAGGGCGTGGTTGCGGGCCGCACGGCGACACCATACACCTCAAGCTCGACCACCTCGGCGCGGCACTCATCAAGGACAAGCTGCCGGGTATCCGCGAACTGGCGCTGCGTTTTGCCGGGGTGGATCCGATTGACGCACCCATCCCGGTGGTGCCCACTGCCCACTACATGATGGGCGGCATTCCCACCGATCTGCATGGCCAGGTGGTGATGCCCGCGCGTTTCGGGCCGGAGGAGCCGGTGCCCGGGCTGTACGCAGTGGGTGAGTGCGCCTGCGTGTCGGTGCACGGCGCCAACCGGCTGGGGGGCAACTCGCTGCTGGACCTGGTGGTGTTTGGTCGTGCCGCCGGCAATCACATCATCGAAACCCTGCGCGATAATCCGTTCCCGCGCCTGTTGCCGGAATCCGCAGCCGAAGCGGCGTTGGCGCGGCTGGCGCGCTGGAATAAAACCGGCGCGGGAGAAAGCGTGGCCGAGCTGCGTCTGGCGCTGCAAACGCTGATGCAAAAACATTGCGGCGTATTCCGTACCGAAACGCTGATGGGTGAGGGCATTGCCGCACTGGATATCCTGCAGGCCAGATTGGATAACGCCCGCCTTGCAGACCACAGCCAGGTATTCAATACTGCCCGCATCGAGGCGCTGGAGCTGGAGAATCTGTTTGCCGTGGCCCGCGCCACGCTGGTTTCCGCGCATGCGCGCACCGAGAGCCGGGGCGCGCATGCGCGTGAGGATTATCCCGAACGCGATGACGGCCACTGGCTGAAACACACCCTGTACACACGGGAAAACGACCAGATTGACACCAAGCCGGTGCGCCTGAAGCCGCTCACAGTCGAACCGTTTTTACCCAAGGAGCGAATCTACTGA
- a CDS encoding malic enzyme-like NAD(P)-binding protein: protein MPTLKQQALDYHQFPKPGKLSVESSKPCATQHELSLAYSPGVAEPVRAIGADPELAYRYTNKGNLVAVITDGTAILGLGNLGPLAAKPVMEGKGVLFKRFANIDVFDIEVNAPSVQAFIDTVVNIAPTFGGINLEDIAAPHCFEIEKALSERLDIPVFHDDQHGTAVIICAGLINALHVQGKKLADARIVCLGAGAAGNASLRLLLAMGADKSRLLVVDKVGVLHTGMIDLPPHHAFFAADTDARTLADAMQGADAFIGVSAANLVTPAMIKSMADKPVVFALANPDPEIAPHDVHAARDDAIIATGRSDYPNQVNNILGFPFIFRGALDARAKRITQKMLIAAVHALMDLAREPVPADVLAIYNLTELAFGRDYILPKPFDARLIERIPPAVMKAAKE from the coding sequence ATGCCCACACTCAAACAGCAAGCCCTCGATTACCACCAGTTTCCCAAGCCCGGCAAACTTTCCGTCGAATCCTCCAAGCCTTGCGCTACCCAGCACGAGTTGTCGCTGGCCTATAGTCCCGGCGTGGCGGAGCCGGTGCGCGCGATCGGTGCTGACCCGGAGCTGGCCTATCGCTATACCAACAAGGGCAATCTGGTGGCGGTGATTACCGACGGCACGGCGATTCTGGGGCTGGGCAATCTGGGACCGCTGGCCGCCAAACCCGTGATGGAAGGCAAGGGCGTGCTGTTCAAGCGCTTTGCCAATATCGATGTATTTGATATCGAAGTGAACGCACCCAGCGTGCAGGCATTCATCGATACCGTGGTGAATATCGCGCCGACTTTTGGCGGCATCAACCTGGAAGACATCGCCGCGCCGCATTGTTTCGAGATCGAAAAAGCGCTGTCCGAGCGGCTCGATATCCCGGTGTTCCACGACGACCAGCACGGCACTGCGGTGATCATTTGCGCCGGCTTGATCAATGCGCTGCATGTCCAGGGAAAAAAACTGGCTGATGCCAGGATTGTCTGTCTGGGTGCAGGTGCGGCGGGCAACGCATCGTTGCGTTTGTTGCTGGCTATGGGTGCGGACAAATCCAGGCTGCTGGTGGTGGACAAGGTGGGCGTGCTGCATACGGGCATGATCGATTTGCCACCGCATCATGCTTTCTTTGCCGCCGACACGGATGCCAGAACGCTGGCTGACGCGATGCAGGGTGCGGATGCATTTATCGGCGTGTCCGCAGCCAATCTGGTGACGCCAGCGATGATCAAGAGCATGGCGGACAAGCCCGTGGTATTTGCCCTGGCTAATCCCGATCCAGAGATTGCACCGCACGATGTTCACGCCGCGCGCGACGATGCCATTATCGCGACAGGCCGTTCGGATTACCCGAATCAGGTGAACAATATACTGGGCTTCCCGTTCATTTTTCGCGGTGCGCTCGACGCCCGTGCCAAACGTATCACACAAAAAATGCTGATTGCGGCGGTGCATGCGCTGATGGATTTGGCGCGCGAGCCGGTGCCGGCTGATGTTCTGGCCATTTACAATCTGACCGAGCTGGCGTTTGGCCGCGACTATATCCTGCCCAAACCGTTTGACGCGCGGCTGATCGAACGGATTCCGCCTGCAGTGATGAAGGCTGCAAAGGAATAA
- a CDS encoding response regulator → MTNFNLPDTSAVLILDDQATSRTILAQVVRSIGSGIRVQEETTPSAALAWAAAHPADLVLADYLMPDMNGVEFIGRLRQLPGYQHVPVVMVTIKQDMETRYAALDAGMTDFLTKPVDMRECLSRCRNLLTLRQQQLALEDKSRVLEDMVGQATEEIRCREKDTLMRLARAGEYRDTDTARHLLRMSRYSRVLADAIGLPEDEAELIELAAPLHDIGKIGIPDSILRKNGPLSDEELAIMRQHPKIGHDILEDSPSKYLRLGGEIALAHHERYDGSGYPFGTTGQDIPLSARIVAIADVFDALTSVRPYKSAWSIKSAMQYLLKESGRHFDPALVKAMLTLEASVEKIQEEHAEPG, encoded by the coding sequence ATGACCAATTTTAATCTGCCAGACACCAGTGCCGTCCTGATCCTCGACGACCAGGCTACAAGCCGCACCATTCTAGCCCAGGTTGTTCGCAGCATCGGCTCCGGTATCAGGGTACAAGAAGAAACCACGCCTTCCGCCGCACTGGCCTGGGCAGCAGCCCACCCTGCCGATCTGGTGCTGGCAGACTATTTGATGCCCGACATGAATGGCGTCGAGTTTATTGGCCGCTTGCGCCAATTACCCGGCTATCAACACGTTCCGGTCGTCATGGTCACCATCAAGCAGGATATGGAAACGCGTTACGCGGCACTGGACGCGGGTATGACCGATTTTCTCACCAAGCCCGTGGACATGCGCGAGTGCCTTTCACGCTGCCGCAATCTGCTGACGCTGCGGCAGCAGCAACTGGCTCTGGAAGACAAGAGCCGGGTGCTGGAGGATATGGTTGGTCAGGCCACAGAGGAAATCCGCTGTCGGGAAAAAGACACCCTGATGCGGCTCGCCCGTGCCGGGGAATACCGGGATACTGATACTGCCAGGCACCTGCTGCGCATGTCCCGCTACAGCCGCGTGCTGGCGGATGCGATTGGGCTGCCCGAAGACGAGGCAGAGCTCATTGAACTCGCTGCTCCTTTGCACGATATCGGAAAAATCGGCATTCCGGACAGCATCCTGCGCAAGAACGGGCCGCTCTCGGACGAGGAGCTTGCCATCATGCGCCAGCACCCGAAAATCGGGCACGACATTCTGGAAGACAGCCCATCCAAATACCTGCGGCTGGGGGGCGAAATTGCCCTGGCCCATCATGAACGCTACGACGGATCGGGTTACCCGTTTGGCACTACCGGTCAAGACATCCCGCTCTCCGCACGCATCGTGGCTATCGCTGACGTGTTTGACGCACTCACCTCGGTGCGGCCCTACAAATCCGCATGGAGCATCAAATCGGCCATGCAGTATCTGCTCAAGGAAAGCGGCCGGCATTTCGATCCCGCACTGGTAAAAGCCATGCTTACGCTTGAGGCGTCCGTGGAAAAAATCCAGGAAGAACATGCCGAACCCGGCTGA